Within the Setaria viridis chromosome 3, Setaria_viridis_v4.0, whole genome shotgun sequence genome, the region GTATTTAGATTGAGAAATATAATATCCCTTTTCAGAATGCAACACTTCAATCCCTAAGAAATAACTGAGAGCTCCCAAATCAAACATCTGAAATTGCTCACCAAGTTGCTTTTTCAAATGAGATGTGTTCTTCGTCATCTCCAGTAATCAACATATCATCCACATATAGAAGAAGCAAAGTACGTCCATGTGGAGAGAGATGAATAAACAAGGCAGGGTCATGGTCACTAGGTGAGAAACTAGCAGCCCGTATCACAGATACAAAGCGCTCAAACCAAGCACAAGGAGCCTATTTAAGACCATACAAAGCACGTCGAAGACAACAAACATAGCCTAAAGGAGCATCAACACTTGTAGGTGGTTGCATATAAACTTCTTCATGCAAATCGCCATGAAGAAAAGCATTCTTAACATCCATATAAGAGATTTTCTAGGAAGAAGTGGCAACCATTGCAATCAGAGTATGGACAGTAGTCATATGAGCAACTAGTGCAAATGTCTCATCATAATCTTGTCCCTAAGTCTGCTGAAAACCTCTTGCAACAAAACGAGCTTTATATCTCTCAATGGAACCATCTGACTTGATCTTAATTTTGAATACCCACTTAGATGTGATAGGCACGACATGTGACGGTAATGGAACAAGATCCCATGTTCTTGTACGATCAAGGGTAGCAAGCTTCTCAGACATAGCAAGCTGCCATTTTGGAATACTAGCAGCTTCCTGATAAGTGATTGGCTCATAAACAACAGTATTCACATAGGGAAAACTATACTTGTCTTCAGGATGAATAGTACTATGATCTTGTAGATTATATCGTGGACCAGCCTGTAACTCATCATCCTATAACTCATCAGAAATAATATATGACTCATCAATATTATCAGAAGCATCAACAACAGACGTGTCAGGATTGGTCGAGGTGGTAAAACTAGAAAGAAGTGTGGTAGGGTTTTTGGGATGATGTTTGAAAAAATGTGTGACAGGTGGTTTTGAAAAACATTGAGGTGGAGGTGATGGAGGGGTTGTAGGTGGCTCATAGAGAGGAGGCGTGATGTGAAAGGAAGGATCACGAATGGACTCTGAAGGTGAAGTGACATCACTCATGGATGAAATAGGAGGAAGACACATAAAAGATGTGGACTCTGTGGGAGTATATGAGGGCTGTGTAGAGGGGTTATAAAAGAAATGATGGTCCTCAACAAAGGTGACATGATACGTATGCGAAGAGAAGAAGGATCGTAACACCGATAACCTTTATGCTCAGGACTATACCCTAGAAAAACACATTCAATAGACTGCGTAGTCAACTTAGTCCGCTCACGAGGTGCAAGCAAAACATAGCATGTACATCCAAAAACTTGAAGATGATCATAGCTAGGAGGAGTACCAAAAGGTACTTCACCAGGACATTGTCCACACAGTTTGGATAATGGCTGTCTATTGATGAGGTAAATTGCAGTATAAATAGCTTCGCCCCAAAAATGAGAGGGAACAAAAGAGGAAATCAGAAGCGTTGGAGCTGCCTCTATGAGATGGCGATGTTTGCGTTCAGCAAGACCATTCTAAGCATGAGCGCCAGGACATGAGAGCTGAGCAAGTGTACCCTCAAAGGTCAAAAATTGGCGAAAGACATCAGATAAATACTCGCAACCAGAGTCTGAACGAAAAACTCTAATAGAAGTACAGAGTGTGAACCAGGCGAGTAAAAGACGGGTAAATTGAGCATAACTGCGAACGATGCTTCATGAAATAAATCCATGTATATCGAGAATGATCATCAATAAAAATGACATAATATTTATGATCATCTTTTGTAGCAAAAGGTGCAGGACCCATACATCTGAATGAATAAGTCAAAAGGTATAGATGAATGAGAAACACTAGAGGAATATGGAAGATGTATATGTTTGCCAAGTTTGCAACCCTTACAATGAAAGCTAGACTCAATAGATGTATGACCTAAACAACCTTTATTTATTAATGTCGACAGGCGAGACCCACAAAGATGACCCAAGACGATGATGCCACTTGGCGAAGGAAGAGGACGATGATGCAGATGATACTCGGGCAATAGGGGCAGCAAAAGAAGGAAGGCGCAAGGTGTCCAAAATATAGAGGCTAGGAGCACCTTTACGGCGATGGCCAGTCCCAATTACAGGCTCGCTTTGATGATCCTGAataaaataagatgagtcatCAAAACCAATGAAGCAATTTTGATCTGTAATTTGACCAACTGAAAGTAGATTCATGGACAActgaggtacaaaagatacatcaTGAACAGAGAAATGAGAAGTGCATAGTGAACCCTAATGAGTGATAGGACAGGACGTACCATCAGCCGTCTGAAAAGAAGCACCATTAGCAACAGGTTGCAAGCCACAATTTGGGACCGATCAGATATCACATGAAAAGAGGCCCCCCGAATCAAGCACCCAAGATGGTGAAGGAGCACTACCAGGAGAGCAGTAGCAACAGACATTGAGCCTCTAGGAGCAGGAGCTGTACCACGGCCACGACTAGCACGACATTCATGAAACTCAGCCAATTTCTTCGGATGTGCTGCAAAGCACCCAAGACGGTGAAGGAGCACTACCAGGAGTGCAGCAGCAACAGACACTGAGCCTCTAGGAGCAGGAGCTGTACCACGGCCGCGACTAGCACGACGTTCACGAAACTCAGCTAATTTCTTCGGATGTGCTGCAAAATAATTTTCTGTATGTGTAATCTTGCCACAATGCTTACACGGCTATGAAAAGGCACCTTTTGGTGCACTGGTCCTTTGAAAGCTGCTAACACACTGTGGGATGCTGACATAGAAGAAGTGGACACTTCAAATGAGTCTCTTCAGCAAGTAAATCTGACAAAGCCTGTGCCATGGTGATATTGGATGAATTATGAAGCAACCGTGTACGAATGGAATCAAATTCTACCCTAACTCCCATGACAAATCTATACGTAAGAAATTGCTCTGATTCCATGTTACTAACCTTGTGTGAGACAAGAATTGAGATGCTGCTGTCCATCAGGGATGATGGCTATATAGAGTCCTCATGAGCCATATGGGCCTTAATATACTTAACAACCATCCACTCGATTCTAATAAACTTAATATATTACTACACAAACACAAATTTATGTCACTTTCATTGACAACAAGAATGCGCCATTGTTTTAAACtttgattgtattgattgactTGCACAAATGCATAAAAGCTGAACCAGAGAGTAAACTAGTCAAGCAGACTTTTCTATTACTGAATTATGCAGCCTCTGCCCTGATAACTTGGGCAAGAACAATGTACCACATATACAAATTGCAGGGGGCAAGAACAATGTACCCTTGGTGCAAATTGCAGGAACAAAGAACAAGTCGCATTAGTTCATGCAAACCATGAGTATAAGAAGGAACATATAAGATGATACTTATAGCCATGAGTATAGCCAGCTAAAGTCAACTAATCTCCTCATTAAGATGATACTTATAAGTGAATATATTCCTCCACTCTAACTGATGGGGAAGTCATCATGCTCAGCAAGATACAGAACTTCTGCTTGATTTTTATTGAATCAACACCATTTCTGTCACCAGTAGAAACTCAAGTGGAGGGAATATCCATGGAGATAGATTTCACAGGGATGTGTAACtatgaaacaaagaaagatcAATATGCGATCAACCCTATAAAACTAACAAATCGCACCCACATCGATCACAAAGACACCAAAAAagctacttgaaaaaaaaagagaataagCATCCATTGAGTTAATGCAAGGCAAAGAAGTCAAAAGTAAACAGATTgactttcaaaagaaaatagaacAAAGTCGAAGTCAGAGATCATATACAAAAAGTTCATTGTCAAACATAAAAATAACAGATGATTGGAAAACCGTTTGCTGAATGCATAACAATCTTCAAGTCAAATATGACTTATACATCATCAATCAGGATGTTCAACTGTTCAGCAGAAAGCAACAACAATTCATTTACAAACTAAAAGTTGGTAGGCAGATAGCACCGTACTCTAAAATCAGTTAAGGCAGTACTCTCTCTAAGGTTCAGTTAAGGAAATAATGCTCCTTTTAATAAAACATACAAACCGATAAACATGTCACAAAACAATTAACAGTCTCCTTTCTGATAGGTAGACCAGTCTAATCAGAGCATGACCCATGGGCAGGACTGCACAATGCACCCCAAATGTTTCACTGCCAGGAAAGCATATGCATGCTTCAAGTAAATATTCCACATGTTCAACACTGTGAAGAACCAGGATTACAAAATTCAAGTTGCAAACATGAATAATCAAGACCCATGCCACTTGGCACAAAAGGAGATGGCAAAAGACATGGAGTAGACACGCATCAAACTATATAACTatctaaaataaaatataatcaATGGTTGGGGAAAATAGTATCCATGATCATCAAGGAAATATGAACTCATGACCACCAGGCCCCTTAGCCAGCCAGTAGCATAATCTTCTCAAATCACTTCAGAAGCCCATGTCCAAACATGAACCACTATTATGATGGCAACTTTAAGTCATGAATAATTGCACCAAGAAAGTATGTACTAGCAATGACAACAAACTCCAACAAGGATTATCCTTAATTTTGATCTGAATAGTTGGCACTGTTTTGACATACATAAGCCTTACAAGGACCAGCAATCATGTCCATATTGACAAATAATTCATGGCCTCACAAATTCAAAGATAAAACTTTATTATGCATCAGCTAGGAATTAGCCAATGCTGTAAAATGGGATACTTTGTTGCCTCCAGAATGGTTCTGGAGAGGGAGCATCAACAGGGCCAACTCTGAGAAGTCCTAAGTTGTGTACTTGTATTCCATCCTGCTCAGTCTGCTTTCACAAGGACAAAAACGGGCCTGTCCCCTAGCTTGTCCCGGCCCTAAAATACAACATATAGTTAGAATAGTAAGCAAAGATAATTTCTCATAACAGGTACTCTAAACGTTTTTTCTTCATTATCTAATTTCCATTTTGATCCTAGATGATTACTATTAACTATTTAGGCTGTGGAATTCAGACACCTGAGATTGTAGTGCCATCAATATATACTTGAAAAAATTAGATAAGCTTATGAACTTCCAGGCATGACTTCaattgttcccttccatgcATAAGTGTCAAGTCACAATATGTGATTTTACCCTTTTCTATGATGACAATATGCAGAAGAAAGCTGCCAGGTACATAGCAGACGCAAATAGAAACTCCTAGTAAGAGCATGACAACAACTCTAATGTGGTGTACAGATAATGTTTTTTCTGACCAGGGACATTGGTGTATCAGAAGCAAAGCATACCTTTAATTCTGGCAATTCAATGACACAAGCACACTCAACCACCTTTGCTCCAACACGTTCTGCGAAGGAAAAGAAACACAATTGAAGTAAATAAACCATCATAAAATAAACAATAGGAAAGTGATCCGAAGTGAGAGAAGGGAACCATAAACATGAACCAATAGACATGCAACTCTAGGAAAATCAAGTGTTTAGCATGATTTTTCATGATAAAAAGGATTTAGCTAATTGGCTTACAACATTGTGTACACAGTAGAAAAAACAAAGTAAAACTGAAGACAGGAGCTCACCAAGAAGTTTGACAGCTGCACAAAGTGTTCCACCAGTAGCAATAAGATCATCGACAACAAGTGCTCGATCATTGGCCTCCACAGCTCCGACGTGCATTTCTATTTTGTCGGTCCCGTATTCCAAAGAATATTCTTCAGAGATCACCTCACCTAGTAAACAGAAGGAAGATAGTTAGCTACTTCATTCACCTTGAGCTCTGAGCATCGTCGTTCAATAATAACAATGCCACACAGTTAACGGTAGATATACAGACCTGGCAACTTTTTTGGCTTTCTCAAAGGTACAAATTTTGCACCTATAGCTAAAGCAATAGGAGGGCCAAAGATAAAACCCCTAGCTTCAACACCTGTTTCCCATGGCAACAAACATGATAAATGAGAGCCACCGAACACATACGGTTGTCAGTTGCATTGCCTACAATTCTGAATGCATAATTATACTTTACCAGCAACAACGGTGATCCCTTGGTCCTTGTACCGCTCAACAAAGAGGTCGATCGTGTCGCGGAACGCCTTCGGATCAAGGAGCAACGTCGTGATGTCTTGAAACATGATCcctacaacaaaataaaacaGAAACAAAATCGATGCATGATGATTAATACAAAGAACAAGTACTGCAATTCCCACACACCAGAAATCTAGACTAATTTTTCAAAACCCCACATCAGCAGAGAGTGGCGTATCATTTTAAAGGTGCAGTTTTGTAACACCACACTAAGCAATGTTTGATACATGGCTCTCCAGTCCCCCACTATGGTGGGGGAGACGAAGAACCAAGATGCGGGTAGTAGCTAACCGATCCCCGTGGCCTGATAAAATAGCACGCAGCTTGCACGTGAAAGGTAAATAAATAAACTTCCTTGGCCCTCAGAACAACTTTGTTATTAGCACACTATACTCATATTATTCACGGCTTTAGTAATATGCCGTGACGCCAGGTTACGCACTTCAGTTAATTACCGCTAGCTCCGGAATCCCGCATACGTCATCCCCCATGGTGGTACTACTGAAAAGCAAATCTATACAACGAACCGTCGCGAGTCATCGACtgccggcagcgccgccgccagccgcaaGCATGAAGCCGACCGCTCAATCGAATCGAGCAGCCCAGCCCACCTACCCTGCGCGAGCGATCCTGAAGGGCTGTagcgagggagagggagagaggagcgGGGGAACCCCACCTGGCTTGGGGAAGTCGGGGATGACGCGGATGGAGGACGCGATCCCCGCCACGCGCGCGTCGCCGGACgccatcgccaccgccgtcccgcgacgccgccgccgccgcccgcaggtgATGCGCACGCCCgatcccgcgccgccgccgacgacgacgacggagacgccggtggtggaggcgggccCGCGCGGAGGAAAAGGCGGCGccgacgctgctgctgctgctgacgggaggaggcggaggcgaggctgGAACCGCAGCAGCATGCTCTTTTTATCTGGGCCGCGCCCGCGGGCCGCCGGCACCTCGGTCCGTTATACCCGCGCCGCGGGCGGGTGGGGGGGGTGGGCGCCGTCTCCGTCTCTGACACGGGAGGCCAGGAGGGTCAAGCCACCCGGCAGGGCCCGCGGCCAGTGGCTTGAGACGCGGTTTCCGAATCGCTttcgccgccgacgccaccaTGTTC harbors:
- the LOC117850882 gene encoding adenine phosphoribosyltransferase 1 gives rise to the protein MLLRFQPRLRLLPSAAAAASAPPFPPRGPASTTGVSVVVVGGGAGSGVRITCGRRRRRRGTAVAMASGDARVAGIASSIRVIPDFPKPGIMFQDITTLLLDPKAFRDTIDLFVERYKDQGITVVAGVEARGFIFGPPIALAIGAKFVPLRKPKKLPGEVISEEYSLEYGTDKIEMHVGAVEANDRALVVDDLIATGGTLCAAVKLLERVGAKVVECACVIELPELKGRDKLGDRPVFVLVKAD